AAGAAGAAGAAAAAGTTCTAAAATCTTCTAAATCCCCAATAGTTTTGTTAAAAGCCAAGAAATTTAATCTTTTAAATGACATAGCGCCAGGTCTTAATAAGCTAGGCGTTATGCTTCCTTACACGCCGCTACATTTATTACTTTTCTATTATCTTAAAAAATCAAAGCCATTGATTATGACTTCTGGCAATGTTTCAGGTGAGCCGATAATTACTGACAATAAGGAAGCTTTAGAAAAACTTAGTGGAATAGCTGATTATTTTTTACTGTATAATCGAGAGATTTTATCTGGCTATGATGATAGTATTGTTTCGCTAATAGGCAAAAGAAATGATATGCAGATAATTCGATCAGGAAGGGGTGTATCACCTATCACTTTAGATTTATCTGTTAAACCAAATAGAGATCTTTTGGCTTTTGGTACAGATTTTAAAAATACCTTCTGCTTATTAAAAGACAATAAAGCGATTGTTAGCCAATATCTAGGTGATTTAGAAAATTTATCTAATATTAAAAGATTTAAAAAGATACTGGATAATTATAAAAAATTGTTTAGAGTAAAACCAGAAATATTAGCCAGTGATTTGCACCCCTGTTATTTTTCTACAAAGCTTGCCGAAGATTTATCTAAGGATCCAAAATCTTTATTTAAAATTCAACATCATCACGCTCATGTTGCAAGTGTTTATGCGGAAAATAGATTAAGAGGGAAAGTTATTGGTGTAGCATTCGACGGGACGGGTTTGAGTGATGGTGAGGATAATAAGATTTGGGGAGGAGAGTTTTTTTACGGTAATCCTCCTAATTTTAAAAGAATTGCTCACCTTGAATATATTAAATTACCCGGTGGAGATTTAGCCGCTAAGGATCCATGGAGGGTTGCTGCTTCAATGCTGAAAGATATTGGTAGAATTAATGAATTAGCTAATGTTTTGCCGATAGATCAAAAAAAATTAAATATTATCTCAATGCAGCTTGGGGCAAATATTAATTCAATGGAGTCTTCATCAATGGGTAGGTTGTTTGATGCTGTTTCATCGATTTTAAATATAGCGCAAGAAAATACCTATGAGGGCGAGGCAGCGATGAAATTAGAATCTATTATTAATAAAATAGAGCGCAAATATTATAAATATTCTTTTAGAAAAGGAAAACACTTCATTATTAATTGGCATCCAGTGATAGAACAGATAATTCATGATATAAAAAAGGGAATAAGCAAATCTGTTATTTCTGCAAAATTCCATCATGGTACAGCAAAAATGATCTTAGAAGTATGCAGATATTTAACAAAACATTATTCAGCAGCTAATTCTGTTTGTTTGTCTGGCGGTGTATTTCAGAATAGTTATCTTTTAGAGAGAACAATGATAGAATTAGAAAAAGCAGGTTTTAAGATTTTTATAAATAAGAAAGTACCAACAAA
The DNA window shown above is from bacterium CG_4_10_14_0_2_um_filter_33_32 and carries:
- the hypF gene encoding carbamoyltransferase HypF, which translates into the protein MQKRIKLEIFGTVQGVGFRPFIFNLAKLLNLTGFIFNHSKGVTIEVQGTGETLDKFNKLIINKAPKAAVIEEVDSKQLKVNRKESNFLIKKSKSTKGSQSISSDLAICEDCKKELFDKNNRRFLHPFINCTNCGPRFTIIKNIPYDRKNTSMAEFKMCQKCKEEYDDPMDRRFYAQPISCPNCGPAVQGKTTNNKQQITNNKTFKGNDAIKEAANIIKKGGIVVIKGLGGFHLACDANSKKAVDKIRKKKNRPQKPFALMMDSISTIQKYCLVSKEEEKVLKSSKSPIVLLKAKKFNLLNDIAPGLNKLGVMLPYTPLHLLLFYYLKKSKPLIMTSGNVSGEPIITDNKEALEKLSGIADYFLLYNREILSGYDDSIVSLIGKRNDMQIIRSGRGVSPITLDLSVKPNRDLLAFGTDFKNTFCLLKDNKAIVSQYLGDLENLSNIKRFKKILDNYKKLFRVKPEILASDLHPCYFSTKLAEDLSKDPKSLFKIQHHHAHVASVYAENRLRGKVIGVAFDGTGLSDGEDNKIWGGEFFYGNPPNFKRIAHLEYIKLPGGDLAAKDPWRVAASMLKDIGRINELANVLPIDQKKLNIISMQLGANINSMESSSMGRLFDAVSSILNIAQENTYEGEAAMKLESIINKIERKYYKYSFRKGKHFIINWHPVIEQIIHDIKKGISKSVISAKFHHGTAKMILEVCRYLTKHYSAANSVCLSGGVFQNSYLLERTMIELEKAGFKIFINKKVPTNDSGVSLGQAIIAALRVK